The nucleotide sequence AAGAAGTTATACATTCTTATATTTCTCAATGTTACTTTTGCACCAATAGGCATTCCTTCTCTTAATTTAAAGTTAGCAACACTTTTCTTTGCTCTTGTAACAACTGCCTTTTGACCTGTTATTGTTGATAATTCTTGTGCATGTTTTTCAACAACGTCAGCATTTCTTGAGCCCTCGCCAATTCCCATATTAACTACAATTTTAACTATTTTTGGAACTTCATGAATGTTTTTGTATCCAAATTCTTTCATGAGGGCTGGAACTACTTCTTTTTCATATTCATTTTTTAATGGAATGTATTCATATCTCATAATCTATTCCTCCCTCATTAAACCTTATCTATGATTTCGTTACATTTTCTACAAATTCTTACCTTTTTACCTTCTTCTAAGAATCTGTATCCAAC is from Marinitoga sp. 38H-ov and encodes:
- the rplE gene encoding 50S ribosomal protein L5, which codes for MRYEYIPLKNEYEKEVVPALMKEFGYKNIHEVPKIVKIVVNMGIGEGSRNADVVEKHAQELSTITGQKAVVTRAKKSVANFKLREGMPIGAKVTLRNIRMYNFLYKLINIIFPKLRDFRGMNPNSFDGRGNYTFGLTEQLVFPELKPDQVKRVQGMDITIVTTAKTDEEARKLLQLMGFPFKRD